A window from Leptothermofonsia sichuanensis E412 encodes these proteins:
- a CDS encoding TIGR00297 family protein, whose translation MIAIALNTGLAAIAWVAPKKLLTPAGLLHAWFLGVLVWGSLGWQGYLVVMVYFLVGSAVTRVGMAEKEAAGIAEKRSGARGPENVWGSALVGALCAVGVLGVNLLGREAGQWWIPWLLVGYVASFSTKLADTVASEIGKAYGQRTFLITTLKPVPRGTEGAVSLEGTLAGVLASVAIALVGWLAGLISLGQIGICVLAAFIATNLESVIGATLQSRYEWLTNEVVNILNTLIGAIAAILMVWGLQIVLAPNSF comes from the coding sequence TTGATTGCTATTGCTCTCAACACCGGGCTGGCTGCGATCGCCTGGGTTGCCCCCAAAAAGTTGCTGACTCCAGCCGGACTGCTCCATGCCTGGTTCCTGGGAGTGCTGGTCTGGGGGAGTCTGGGCTGGCAGGGTTATCTGGTGGTAATGGTCTATTTCCTGGTGGGGTCGGCGGTGACAAGGGTGGGAATGGCAGAAAAGGAAGCGGCGGGAATTGCAGAGAAACGCTCCGGGGCAAGGGGTCCCGAAAATGTCTGGGGATCGGCACTGGTAGGGGCACTGTGTGCGGTGGGGGTTCTGGGGGTGAATTTGCTGGGCCGGGAGGCAGGGCAGTGGTGGATTCCCTGGCTGCTGGTCGGGTATGTGGCAAGTTTTAGCACCAAGTTGGCGGACACCGTTGCGAGTGAGATTGGAAAAGCCTATGGTCAGCGCACATTTTTAATTACCACGTTGAAACCAGTTCCACGGGGAACGGAGGGTGCTGTCAGTTTGGAAGGGACCCTGGCAGGCGTGCTGGCTTCCGTGGCGATCGCCCTGGTGGGTTGGCTCGCAGGGCTAATTTCTCTGGGGCAAATTGGAATTTGTGTGCTGGCGGCATTCATCGCCACCAATCTGGAAAGTGTAATTGGAGCAACGTTGCAATCCCGTTATGAATGGTTAACCAATGAAGTGGTGAATATTTTGAATACACTGATCGGCGCGATCGCTGCCATCCTGATGGTCTGGGGATTACAGATCGTTCTGGCACCCAATTCCTTCTGA
- a CDS encoding (2Fe-2S) ferredoxin domain-containing protein: MHLASQHSTQSSATPKCVLVCQNRTCLKQGSAEVLAAFGAPQISGYIISGTSCMGQCGNGPMIRVLPEDVWYHQVRPDEVPAIIQRHLIGGQPVQAMLYPGFHVCR; encoded by the coding sequence ATGCACCTTGCTTCCCAGCACTCTACTCAATCATCTGCAACCCCTAAATGTGTTCTGGTCTGCCAGAATCGAACCTGCCTGAAGCAAGGCTCGGCTGAGGTTCTGGCAGCCTTTGGAGCACCCCAAATTTCGGGTTATATCATTTCGGGAACAAGCTGCATGGGGCAGTGCGGCAATGGACCGATGATCAGAGTCCTGCCAGAAGATGTCTGGTATCATCAGGTCCGTCCTGATGAGGTGCCAGCGATAATCCAACGCCACCTGATTGGAGGTCAACCCGTTCAGGCGATGCTTTATCCAGGATTTCACGTTTGCAGGTAA
- the ygfZ gene encoding CAF17-like 4Fe-4S cluster assembly/insertion protein YgfZ: protein MQPEFSESPDFSRSLQDSQIQAGAIFEADLPVPVSFGNDVEAVQAARQGVVVGDRSHWGRIQLTDEDRLTFLHNQTTNDLNRLKPGEGCDTLFVTSTARTLDLATVYVLEDEVLVIVSPSQRQPILTWIDRYIFFGDKVKLADVTDQTALFSLIGPASDTLLEHLNLPAFARLPYASHRPVTIAGQASRIAAGTGLALPGYTVIVPRTGAAAVWQALIEAGAIPMGERVWEQLRIEQGRPAPGRELTEAYNAVEACLWQAISLNKGCYIGQETIARLDTYKGVKQQIWGIRLQAAPAPDSGITVGEEKVGILTSLTETEQGFFGLGYVRTKAGGAGLKVQVGGIDGELVEVPFLERDRGGK, encoded by the coding sequence ATGCAACCAGAGTTTAGTGAAAGTCCTGATTTTTCCAGGAGTTTGCAGGATAGCCAGATCCAGGCAGGGGCAATTTTTGAGGCAGACCTGCCAGTGCCTGTCAGTTTTGGTAATGATGTAGAAGCTGTGCAAGCAGCCAGGCAAGGAGTAGTGGTCGGCGATCGCTCCCACTGGGGGCGTATCCAGTTAACGGATGAGGATCGCCTCACGTTTCTGCATAACCAGACCACCAACGACCTCAATCGCCTGAAACCAGGGGAAGGCTGTGACACCCTGTTTGTCACTTCCACCGCCCGTACCCTTGATCTGGCAACCGTCTATGTGCTGGAGGATGAAGTGTTAGTGATTGTCTCCCCCAGTCAACGGCAGCCAATCCTGACCTGGATCGACCGCTACATTTTCTTTGGTGACAAAGTCAAACTGGCGGATGTGACTGACCAGACGGCTCTATTCAGTCTGATTGGTCCTGCCAGTGACACACTCCTAGAGCACCTGAACTTGCCTGCCTTCGCCAGGCTACCTTACGCCAGCCATCGCCCAGTCACCATTGCCGGGCAGGCATCCCGAATTGCCGCAGGCACTGGGCTGGCACTACCCGGTTATACAGTCATCGTGCCGCGAACAGGAGCCGCTGCCGTCTGGCAGGCATTGATCGAGGCGGGTGCTATCCCGATGGGCGAGCGTGTCTGGGAGCAACTTCGGATTGAGCAGGGGCGACCAGCACCAGGTCGGGAGCTAACTGAAGCCTACAACGCGGTTGAAGCCTGTCTCTGGCAGGCAATTTCGCTCAACAAAGGCTGTTACATCGGACAGGAAACGATCGCTCGTCTTGATACCTACAAAGGCGTAAAACAACAGATTTGGGGCATTCGGTTACAGGCAGCCCCCGCCCCTGACAGTGGCATTACTGTGGGGGAAGAGAAGGTTGGCATCCTTACCAGCCTGACCGAAACGGAGCAGGGTTTCTTTGGGTTGGGCTACGTGCGTACAAAGGCTGGCGGAGCAGGACTGAAGGTTCAGGTTGGTGGCATTGATGGGGAACTGGTTGAAGTCCCTTTTTTGGAGCGCGATCGCGGGGGCAAATAA
- a CDS encoding MBL fold metallo-hydrolase, with product MKLTWIDLNSWLFYLGGKTILVDPWLVDPLEFYGLPWLFTAYHNTPLAVTPDTLPAVDLILLSQGVDDHCHKPTLQQLDRSIPVVASPTAAKVVRSLGYQQVTELAHWQAFQVGEKVKITSVLGAEIQPGQVESGYLLQDLTTNETLYYEPHQAPVQELAARIGRVDVAIAPVIGQIFPLLGQVIMGPEQALQLVETVHPRYFLPTTRGDIRATGILPMLTKSVGSVEEFRDRLSASGLSTQLLVPAPGEMVEIPGPIGC from the coding sequence ATGAAGCTGACCTGGATTGATCTGAACAGTTGGTTATTTTACCTTGGTGGCAAGACCATTCTGGTTGACCCCTGGTTGGTTGACCCGCTGGAGTTTTATGGATTGCCCTGGTTATTTACGGCCTACCACAATACGCCTCTGGCAGTCACGCCGGATACGCTGCCAGCCGTTGACCTGATTTTGCTTTCTCAGGGAGTAGACGACCACTGCCATAAACCCACGCTACAACAGTTAGACCGTTCTATTCCAGTGGTAGCTTCGCCAACCGCAGCAAAAGTGGTCAGGTCATTAGGGTATCAACAGGTAACTGAACTTGCCCACTGGCAGGCGTTTCAGGTGGGTGAAAAGGTGAAAATCACGAGTGTGTTGGGAGCCGAAATTCAGCCGGGACAGGTTGAAAGTGGTTACTTGCTGCAAGATTTGACGACGAACGAAACGCTCTACTATGAGCCACACCAGGCTCCTGTCCAGGAACTGGCGGCAAGAATTGGACGGGTGGATGTGGCGATCGCTCCGGTGATCGGACAAATTTTTCCGCTGCTGGGGCAGGTCATTATGGGACCAGAACAGGCTTTGCAACTGGTCGAAACCGTGCATCCCCGTTATTTTCTTCCCACGACACGAGGCGACATCCGCGCTACAGGTATTCTACCGATGCTCACGAAGTCGGTCGGTAGCGTGGAGGAATTTCGCGATCGGCTTTCTGCGTCTGGTTTATCTACACAGCTACTGGTGCCTGCTCCCGGCGAGATGGTGGAAATTCCAGGTCCGATCGGCTGTTAA
- the thiD gene encoding bifunctional hydroxymethylpyrimidine kinase/phosphomethylpyrimidine kinase — MTTNFTVPVAMTIAGSDSGGGAGIQADLRTFAFHRVHGTSALTCITAQNTLGVTRVDALPPEAVAAQIEAVVQDIGVQAAKTGMLLNQGIIAIVAERAQALDLKNLVVDPVMVSRTGALLIDDGAIATLRTALIPLATVLTPNRYEAQILTGIEISTLKDMQAAARQIYQLGARMVLVKGGGMEGKLRGVDVWFDGYHMETLITETVETANTHGTGCTLSAAIAANLALGNDALAATRLAKNYVTTALNYALNIGQGQGPVGHFFPLLTA, encoded by the coding sequence ATGACGACCAATTTCACTGTTCCGGTAGCAATGACGATCGCGGGGTCTGATAGCGGTGGTGGTGCTGGCATTCAGGCAGACCTGCGTACATTTGCTTTTCATCGAGTGCATGGCACCAGTGCCCTGACCTGCATCACAGCACAGAACACCCTGGGAGTGACCCGAGTGGATGCCCTCCCACCGGAGGCCGTGGCAGCTCAGATCGAAGCTGTCGTGCAGGATATTGGAGTGCAGGCAGCCAAAACAGGGATGCTGCTCAACCAGGGCATCATTGCCATAGTGGCAGAAAGAGCGCAGGCCCTGGATTTGAAGAATCTGGTGGTGGATCCGGTCATGGTGTCCCGAACCGGGGCATTGTTAATAGATGATGGGGCGATCGCCACCCTGCGCACGGCTCTGATTCCTCTGGCAACAGTGCTCACGCCTAATCGCTACGAAGCCCAAATTCTGACAGGCATAGAAATCTCTACCCTGAAAGACATGCAGGCGGCTGCCCGGCAGATTTACCAACTGGGAGCCAGGATGGTGTTGGTGAAAGGCGGTGGAATGGAGGGAAAACTGCGGGGAGTGGATGTCTGGTTTGATGGGTACCACATGGAAACCCTGATCACCGAAACCGTGGAAACAGCCAACACCCATGGAACGGGCTGCACGCTCTCAGCTGCGATCGCAGCCAATCTGGCTCTGGGCAATGATGCCCTTGCTGCTACCCGGTTAGCTAAAAATTATGTCACAACAGCCCTCAACTATGCCCTGAACATTGGGCAGGGACAGGGACCCGTCGGACATTTCTTTCCCCTGCTCACGGCTTAA
- a CDS encoding uroporphyrinogen-III synthase, with protein MQTPPPLTPSPAHSSSHLVGKTVLVTRSTGQSGQFSDRLQQEGATVIEMPALEIVPPSSWEELDRAIAHLADFDWLVLTSANSVDYFFDRLASQVQDIRALAGLKIAVVGEKTAQWLGRRGIKPDFIPPEYVADSLAIHFPEPLEGIKVLFPRVESGGRDVLVRDFTSRGAAVTEVAAYQSRCPGEIAPQALEGLQNRQVDVVTFASSKTVKHFCQMLQQVQGDNWQTCLEGVCVASIGPQTSKTCISLLGRVDAEAQEYTLEGLIQAIIQWIGHHQSVKP; from the coding sequence GTGCAAACTCCTCCTCCCCTCACTCCGTCACCAGCCCATTCCTCTTCCCATCTGGTGGGCAAAACTGTTCTGGTTACTCGTTCTACAGGGCAATCCGGGCAATTCAGCGATCGCCTCCAGCAGGAAGGGGCGACCGTAATTGAAATGCCTGCCCTGGAAATTGTGCCGCCCTCCAGTTGGGAGGAACTGGATCGGGCAATTGCTCATCTGGCAGACTTTGATTGGCTGGTTTTGACCTCTGCGAATAGTGTGGACTATTTTTTCGATCGGCTGGCTTCTCAAGTACAGGATATTCGGGCACTGGCGGGACTCAAGATTGCGGTTGTGGGTGAAAAGACGGCCCAATGGTTGGGACGCCGGGGGATTAAGCCAGATTTTATCCCTCCGGAGTATGTAGCAGATTCGCTTGCCATTCACTTCCCTGAGCCTCTGGAGGGCATTAAGGTTTTGTTTCCCAGGGTTGAAAGTGGTGGACGGGATGTGCTGGTCAGGGACTTTACCAGTCGGGGAGCGGCGGTGACTGAAGTGGCCGCCTATCAGTCGCGCTGTCCAGGAGAGATCGCCCCGCAAGCCCTGGAGGGACTCCAAAATCGTCAGGTAGATGTGGTGACGTTCGCCAGTTCCAAGACCGTTAAACATTTTTGTCAGATGCTTCAGCAGGTGCAGGGCGATAACTGGCAAACCTGTCTGGAGGGGGTTTGTGTTGCCTCGATTGGTCCTCAAACCAGCAAAACCTGTATCAGCCTTTTGGGGCGGGTTGATGCTGAGGCTCAGGAGTACACGCTGGAAGGATTGATCCAGGCAATTATTCAATGGATCGGGCACCATCAGTCAGTTAAGCCGTGA
- the pedR gene encoding photosynthetic electron transport-dependent transcriptional regulator PedR, producing MAGGDFQGQGLLSERELQVIELVAAGLTNQEIAEKLEISKRTVDNHISNILTKTETDNRVAMVRWALQWGKVCLDNVNCCPLPPFPDVNKEAASS from the coding sequence ATGGCTGGTGGCGATTTTCAAGGGCAGGGACTTCTTTCCGAACGAGAACTGCAAGTTATTGAACTGGTAGCTGCTGGCTTGACCAATCAGGAAATTGCCGAAAAGCTAGAGATTAGTAAGCGCACGGTCGATAACCATATCAGTAACATTCTGACCAAAACAGAGACTGACAATCGTGTAGCGATGGTGCGCTGGGCGTTACAGTGGGGCAAAGTCTGCCTGGATAATGTCAATTGCTGTCCGTTACCTCCATTTCCTGATGTAAACAAGGAAGCAGCCTCCAGCTAA
- the hisS gene encoding histidine--tRNA ligase, translated as MGSIQALRGTRDILPGEIGYWQQVESIARSILGRAAYQEIRTPLFEQTALFERGIGEATDVVGKEMYTFKDRGDRSVTLRPEGTAGVVRAFIEHGLAAQGGVQRLWYAGPMFRYERPQAGRQRQFHQIGVELLGSPSPRADAEVIAIAADILRTLGLKNLHLNLNSIGSPDDRQHYREALVDYLTPFKNDLDPDSQDRLSRNPLRILDSKDERTQEILQAAPNILERLNPDSKTRFEQVQQLLTNLGISYEINPRLVRGLDYYTHTVFEIQSDDLGAQATVCAGGRYDGLVAQLGGPDTPAVGWAIGLERLILLIQQLQQDISPKVDFYLVSKGEKAEAQALVLANTLRQQGFIVELDLSGSAFGKQFKRADRSGAAACLILGDSEAANETVQLKWLATGAQEAIAQSALTTMTEQLRQQLAH; from the coding sequence ATGGGTTCAATTCAGGCACTACGGGGAACGCGGGACATTTTGCCTGGGGAAATTGGCTACTGGCAACAGGTCGAGTCTATTGCCCGTAGTATTTTGGGCCGGGCGGCCTATCAGGAAATTCGCACGCCTTTGTTCGAGCAAACCGCCCTGTTTGAGCGGGGGATTGGTGAAGCGACCGACGTGGTCGGTAAGGAAATGTACACCTTCAAAGACCGGGGCGATCGCTCCGTTACCCTTCGTCCAGAGGGAACCGCCGGGGTTGTGCGTGCCTTTATTGAACATGGTCTGGCGGCTCAGGGTGGCGTACAACGCCTCTGGTATGCCGGTCCCATGTTTCGTTACGAGCGTCCCCAGGCAGGGCGACAACGCCAGTTTCATCAGATTGGGGTGGAGCTATTGGGCAGTCCATCCCCCAGAGCAGATGCCGAAGTAATTGCGATCGCCGCTGATATTCTGCGTACCCTGGGGTTAAAAAACCTGCATCTCAACCTGAATTCGATTGGCAGTCCCGACGATCGGCAGCACTATCGAGAAGCTCTGGTTGACTATCTCACCCCATTCAAGAACGACCTCGACCCCGACTCCCAGGATCGACTCAGCCGTAACCCTTTGAGAATTCTAGACAGTAAGGATGAACGGACCCAGGAGATTCTACAAGCTGCCCCCAACATTCTGGAACGCCTCAATCCTGACTCCAAAACGCGCTTTGAGCAGGTTCAACAACTATTAACCAACCTGGGGATTTCCTATGAAATCAACCCTCGTCTGGTGCGAGGACTGGACTATTACACCCACACGGTATTTGAGATTCAATCAGATGATTTGGGAGCACAGGCAACGGTCTGTGCCGGAGGCCGCTACGATGGGCTGGTTGCCCAGCTAGGCGGACCGGATACCCCTGCCGTAGGCTGGGCAATTGGCTTAGAACGGCTGATCTTGCTGATTCAACAGCTTCAGCAGGATATTTCTCCTAAGGTGGATTTTTACCTGGTTTCCAAAGGGGAAAAAGCAGAAGCTCAGGCTTTAGTGCTGGCAAATACTTTACGGCAGCAGGGATTTATCGTGGAACTGGATTTGAGCGGTAGTGCCTTCGGCAAGCAATTCAAACGGGCTGATCGTAGTGGTGCCGCCGCCTGTCTGATTTTGGGAGACAGTGAAGCTGCAAATGAAACTGTGCAGCTCAAATGGCTGGCAACCGGGGCACAGGAAGCGATCGCTCAATCTGCCCTCACCACCATGACAGAGCAACTTCGTCAGCAACTCGCTCATTAA
- a CDS encoding photosystem I reaction center protein subunit XI, producing the protein MSDPRNAELIQPFKGDPFTGNLSTPISDSAFTRTFIGNLPAYRKGLSPILRGLEIGLAHGYFIIGPWVKLGPLRDSDHAALGGLISGVALILIATACLSAYGLATFSEEGTNEATAVQSSGGAPGRSSGALQSADGWSQFTGGFFVGAMGGAFTAYLLLANFGVVDSIFRGYVN; encoded by the coding sequence ATGTCTGATCCTAGAAATGCAGAACTTATTCAGCCATTTAAAGGGGATCCCTTTACCGGGAATCTTTCAACCCCCATCAGTGATTCTGCTTTTACTAGAACATTTATCGGTAACCTGCCAGCTTACCGGAAAGGACTTTCCCCAATCCTGCGTGGGCTTGAAATTGGCCTGGCACACGGTTACTTCATCATTGGACCCTGGGTTAAACTTGGACCCCTGCGCGATTCAGACCATGCCGCTCTGGGTGGTTTGATTTCTGGAGTCGCCCTGATCTTGATTGCAACTGCCTGCCTGTCTGCCTACGGACTGGCAACCTTCTCTGAAGAAGGAACTAACGAAGCCACGGCTGTCCAGTCCTCTGGTGGAGCGCCCGGTCGTTCAAGTGGTGCATTGCAATCGGCAGATGGATGGAGCCAGTTCACAGGCGGATTTTTTGTAGGCGCAATGGGCGGAGCCTTTACCGCTTATCTGTTGTTGGCAAACTTTGGAGTTGTGGATTCCATTTTCCGGGGTTATGTCAACTAG
- a CDS encoding helix-turn-helix domain-containing protein → MAGVTSVKVKESLDELVQQLQQVETPKDKERLQVLYWLKQEKPPSIGAIAKAIGKHRNTVGRWLLQYREGGVSAMLERKVSSGGVRKIPQWAEEALAKRLKNSEHGFASYGAVQQWLAEELGVEAEYHAVYQMTRYRLQAKLKVARPQNIKQDCERRESFKKPCR, encoded by the coding sequence ATGGCTGGAGTCACCTCGGTTAAAGTCAAAGAAAGTCTCGATGAGCTAGTCCAACAATTGCAACAAGTGGAAACACCAAAGGACAAGGAACGCCTGCAAGTGCTGTACTGGCTCAAACAGGAAAAGCCACCCAGCATTGGTGCGATTGCCAAGGCGATCGGGAAACATCGCAATACAGTAGGGAGATGGTTATTGCAGTATCGGGAAGGTGGGGTGAGTGCCATGCTGGAACGTAAAGTGTCGTCTGGCGGTGTCCGCAAGATTCCACAATGGGCGGAAGAGGCACTGGCTAAGCGATTAAAGAACTCGGAACATGGATTTGCCAGTTATGGAGCTGTGCAACAGTGGTTAGCGGAGGAGTTGGGTGTCGAAGCGGAGTATCATGCGGTATACCAAATGACGCGCTATCGCCTCCAAGCGAAGCTGAAAGTGGCTCGTCCGCAAAATATCAAGCAGGATTGTGAACGGCGCGAATCATTTAAAAAACCTTGCAGATGA
- a CDS encoding IS630 family transposase: MSQYARQVIQEERPIRYFAQDESRFGLKTLIGRLITACGIKPIGQWLWLFKAFWLYGAVEPATGESFFLQFSHVDTACYQAFLEEFSKAYPDSLNILQVDNGRFHSSKDLVVPENVILLFQPAYCPELNPIERLWEYLKADLKWASFKTLEQLQAKVDQLLAQLTPEVIASITGYSFILNALSALNPI, encoded by the coding sequence TTGAGCCAGTATGCTCGGCAAGTCATCCAGGAGGAGCGTCCTATCCGTTATTTTGCTCAGGATGAAAGTCGCTTTGGACTCAAAACCCTGATTGGGCGCTTGATTACTGCTTGTGGTATCAAACCGATTGGGCAATGGCTATGGTTGTTCAAAGCGTTTTGGCTCTATGGGGCCGTCGAACCAGCAACCGGAGAGTCGTTTTTCTTGCAATTCTCCCATGTGGATACTGCTTGCTATCAAGCGTTCCTCGAGGAGTTCTCCAAAGCCTACCCCGATAGTCTCAACATTCTACAAGTGGATAACGGGCGTTTTCACAGCAGTAAAGATTTAGTGGTGCCAGAGAATGTGATTTTATTGTTTCAACCTGCTTACTGCCCAGAGTTAAATCCGATTGAAAGGTTGTGGGAATACCTCAAGGCAGATTTGAAGTGGGCTTCGTTCAAAACGCTAGAGCAACTCCAAGCGAAGGTCGATCAACTCCTGGCTCAATTGACTCCAGAAGTTATTGCTTCGATCACAGGATATTCCTTCATCCTGAATGCCCTATCTGCCCTGAACCCCATTTAA
- a CDS encoding HupE/UreJ family protein, whose amino-acid sequence MNSSLLRFKLPWLCSGIALLALVITAHPALAHHASGGKLPVNAFEGFMSGLAHPVIGVDHFAFVVSVSLLAAIKRQGILIPVAFILAAMVGTGIHLLQLSLPVAEFFIAGSVLLFGILLAMKQEINGWIVLGLAAIAGLFHGYAYGESIFGAEMSPLISYLAGFTAIQLAVATVTFLIGKAVLKKKIEQPAIILRFAGFVICGIGFTVLSTLVLETVLPG is encoded by the coding sequence ATGAATTCAAGTTTGTTGCGCTTTAAATTGCCTTGGCTATGCAGTGGTATTGCTCTACTTGCATTGGTTATAACTGCTCACCCAGCATTGGCTCATCATGCTTCGGGCGGTAAGCTTCCCGTCAATGCCTTTGAAGGATTTATGTCTGGTCTGGCACATCCTGTCATTGGGGTTGATCATTTTGCGTTTGTTGTATCCGTTAGTTTACTGGCTGCAATCAAGCGACAAGGCATTTTGATTCCTGTTGCATTTATTCTAGCGGCAATGGTAGGAACCGGAATACATCTGTTGCAGTTGAGTTTGCCAGTCGCTGAGTTTTTCATTGCGGGTTCAGTATTGCTATTTGGCATTTTGCTGGCAATGAAGCAAGAAATCAATGGATGGATTGTGCTTGGGTTAGCTGCAATTGCAGGTTTGTTTCACGGTTATGCCTATGGAGAATCCATCTTTGGTGCAGAAATGTCACCTCTCATCTCCTACCTAGCAGGATTCACTGCAATCCAACTTGCAGTTGCAACAGTTACATTCTTGATAGGGAAAGCCGTTCTTAAAAAGAAAATTGAGCAACCCGCTATTATTCTTCGCTTTGCAGGGTTTGTTATTTGTGGGATCGGCTTTACGGTTCTATCCACTTTGGTATTGGAAACGGTTCTTCCTGGGTAA
- a CDS encoding methyltransferase domain-containing protein → MNLLSALGILLILLTASIALYVFTARRYQSADSVAHSYDEWTEDGILEFYWGEHIHLGHYGSPPQHKDFLVAKSDFVHEMVRWGNLDKRPPGTTVLDVGCGIGGSSRILARNYGFAVIGITISPQQVKRAQELTPEGLNAQFQVDDAMALSFPDASFDVVWSIEAGPHMPDKATFARELMRVLKPGGVLVVADWNQRDTRQKPLNFWEKPVMRQLLDQWSHPAFASIEGFAELLAETGLVEGEVMTADWTEQTLPSWLETIWQGIIRPQGWMKGGVSGFIKSLREVPTILLMRLAFGTGLCRFGMFRAVRKAIEAVKQFQEETHATTR, encoded by the coding sequence ATGAATTTACTTTCCGCACTTGGAATTCTTCTCATCCTTTTAACGGCAAGCATAGCGCTCTATGTATTCACTGCTCGTCGATACCAATCTGCTGACTCTGTTGCTCATTCCTACGACGAATGGACAGAAGACGGGATTTTGGAGTTCTATTGGGGCGAACATATCCACCTGGGTCATTACGGTTCACCACCACAGCACAAAGATTTTCTGGTAGCTAAATCTGACTTTGTGCATGAAATGGTGCGTTGGGGCAACTTAGACAAGCGACCTCCTGGCACAACTGTCTTAGATGTAGGCTGTGGCATTGGCGGGAGTAGCCGCATTTTGGCACGGAATTATGGGTTTGCTGTCATCGGAATCACGATCAGCCCTCAACAAGTCAAACGGGCACAGGAACTCACCCCTGAAGGACTAAATGCTCAGTTTCAGGTAGACGATGCGATGGCATTGTCGTTTCCAGATGCCAGCTTCGATGTGGTCTGGTCGATTGAAGCGGGTCCCCACATGCCCGATAAAGCGACTTTTGCCAGAGAGTTAATGCGTGTGTTAAAGCCTGGTGGTGTGCTGGTGGTAGCAGATTGGAATCAGCGGGATACTCGCCAGAAACCACTAAATTTCTGGGAAAAACCTGTGATGCGACAACTGCTAGATCAATGGTCTCATCCAGCCTTTGCCAGCATTGAAGGTTTTGCAGAGCTTTTAGCGGAAACTGGTTTGGTTGAGGGGGAGGTGATGACTGCCGACTGGACAGAGCAAACCCTTCCTTCTTGGCTGGAGACGATTTGGCAGGGAATTATTCGTCCGCAAGGGTGGATGAAGGGTGGAGTTTCCGGCTTCATCAAGTCTCTACGAGAAGTGCCGACAATTTTGTTGATGCGACTGGCATTCGGCACAGGACTTTGCCGCTTCGGTATGTTTCGTGCTGTCCGTAAGGCGATAGAAGCTGTAAAGCAATTTCAGGAGGAAACCCATGCGACCACAAGATAG
- a CDS encoding calcium-binding protein yields MTRVIGTAKNDVINGTAEKDLIFGLRGNDTLSGLFGEDILYGGKGNDVINGNENNDTLFGEKGNDTLFGDDGNDVLYGGAGSDTITGGEGKDRFVLGRLSICFRKAWGVSNYRWQNTSGC; encoded by the coding sequence ATGACAAGAGTCATTGGAACTGCAAAAAACGATGTCATCAATGGCACCGCTGAAAAAGATCTGATTTTCGGCTTAAGAGGAAATGATACGCTCAGTGGTCTTTTCGGCGAAGACATTCTCTATGGAGGGAAGGGAAATGATGTCATCAATGGCAATGAAAACAACGACACCCTATTTGGTGAAAAGGGAAATGACACTCTATTTGGTGATGATGGCAATGATGTTTTGTACGGCGGAGCAGGCAGTGACACGATTACAGGCGGGGAAGGGAAAGATCGATTTGTTTTAGGAAGGCTATCGATTTGTTTTAGGAAGGCTTGGGGTGTATCAAACTACAGGTGGCAGAACACAAGCGGATGCTGA
- a CDS encoding DUF1636 family protein, with protein sequence MTTIIMTQHTLFVCVLCRFSESNQNQSRLSAGQLLFDYLSKELATCDWHKSIHLHSVRCMGACSRACVVTFAAPNKLTFILSELSPTHSVPELLQFSGQYVACSKGKVPYKERPEVAKKGIHAVLPPLPVARP encoded by the coding sequence TTGACTACCATCATCATGACCCAACATACATTATTTGTTTGTGTACTTTGCCGTTTCTCAGAATCAAATCAAAATCAGTCTAGATTGAGTGCTGGTCAGCTTTTATTCGATTATTTGAGTAAAGAGTTAGCAACCTGTGACTGGCACAAATCCATTCATCTGCATTCAGTGCGTTGTATGGGTGCTTGCAGTCGCGCTTGTGTGGTGACATTCGCGGCTCCCAACAAGCTCACGTTTATCTTGAGTGAACTATCTCCTACGCATTCAGTTCCTGAACTGCTGCAATTTAGTGGGCAGTATGTCGCTTGCTCCAAGGGCAAAGTTCCGTACAAAGAACGTCCAGAAGTTGCAAAAAAAGGGATACACGCTGTGTTGCCACCCCTGCCAGTTGCACGTCCATAA